In the genome of Electrophorus electricus isolate fEleEle1 chromosome 26, fEleEle1.pri, whole genome shotgun sequence, one region contains:
- the lgsn gene encoding LOW QUALITY PROTEIN: lengsin (The sequence of the model RefSeq protein was modified relative to this genomic sequence to represent the inferred CDS: inserted 2 bases in 2 codons; substituted 3 bases at 3 genomic stop codons), whose translation MDLVDLKVSFQQGIVCESIGFIRFEATDVHGVFRSKTVPACFFQAKAAYGASMSRSSLELPLSFCSLIFPQXCPSAPXSFHSDVLLVPGLSTFPALPLDEQTTRIICNPXTIAWIPLHTSLRTVAKVMLGQIQTLGFFFFSSFTYXILGTPDQLGAKLVXFPATTLLNNHDMLFLQQLLREMYHMAVDVDSFASASGSHQMEICFKPKLGIGAADCAFTFCTGIKEMARKYNYIATFLTNDVIILSHSLWDANGRGNVFQSDTEDYRVSSVTSALKRLLTELQPSRSCLQFL comes from the exons ATGGATCTTGTGGATCTCAAAGTCTCATTTCAGCAGGGGATTGTCTGTGAGAGCATAGGCTTTATTCGCTTTGAAGCCACAGATGTTCATGGAGTGTTTAGATCAAAGACAGTCCCAGCTTGCTTCTTTCA AGCCAAGGCTGCTTATGGTGCATCCATGTCCAGAAGCTCTCTGGAGTTACCACTGTCCTTCTGCTCCCTGATCTTTCCACAGTGATGTCCTTCTGCTCCCTGATCTTTCCACAGTGATGTCCTTCTGGTCCCTGGTCTTTCCACATTCCCGGCTCTTCCCTTGGATGAGCAAACCACTCGTATCATTTGCAATCCCTGAACCATCGCCTGGATACCACTGCATACTTCTCTCCGCACTGTTGCTAAGGTCATGCTTGGCCAGATTCAAACCTTAGGgttcttcttcttttcctccttcaCAT AAATCTTAGGAACTCCAGACCAGCTGGGCGCCAAACTTG TCTTTCCCGCTACTACCTTGCTGAATAATCATGATATGCTTTtcctacagcagctgctgagAGAGATGTACCATATGGCTGTTGATGTGGATAGCTTTGCATCTGCTAGTGGTTCACATCAGATGGAGATCTGTTTCAAGCCTAAGCTTGGGATTGGAGCTGCTGACTGTGCCTTCACCTTTTGCACTGGAATTAAAGAGATGGCCAGGAAGTATAACTATATTGCCACCTTCCTCACAAATGATGTCATCATACTCTCTCATAGCCTGTGGGATGCCAATGGCAGGGGAAATGTTTTCCAATCAGACACTGAGGACTACAGGGTATCAAGTGTAACCTCAGCACTGAAGAGGCTCTTGACAGAACTCCAGCCCAgcagaagttgtttgcaatttCTGTGA